One Brassica napus cultivar Da-Ae chromosome C4, Da-Ae, whole genome shotgun sequence genomic region harbors:
- the LOC106400956 gene encoding uncharacterized protein LOC106400956 isoform X1 — protein sequence MNKKLKTLSSVSLNMNQKRKSSSLRRLFTFVFLLAVIFLIGNAFITVDYKQGSISGWSSMVRLNLGKLKMCKTPLRPLGSETLPRGIVASTSDLEMRPLWGAKRNKNPKQNLLAMAVGIKQKESVNKILKKFSSSEFVVMLFHYDGTVDEWKEFEWSETAIHVSVVNQTKWWFAKRFLHPDIVSAYSYIFLWDEDLGVDHFDAKRYVSIIREEGLQISQPALDPNLSEVHHQLTSRDSKSRVHRRTYKVIGKARCNENSTGPPCTGFVEMMAPVFSRAAWRCAWHMIQNDLNHGWGIDFQLGYCAQGDRTKNIGIVDSEYILHLGLPTLGGSAENKIDSEQLDKTKTEDSSDKSKPSSTSQISSARSEVRKQTYAELETFKHRWRNAVKNDECWIDRFQP from the exons ATGAACAAGAAACTCAAGACTTTGAGCTCC GTATCACTAAATATGAACCAGAAAAGAAAGAGCTCGTCTCTTCGTCGCTTGTTCACTTTCGTGTTTTTGCTTGCCGTAATTTTCCTTATAGGGAATGCGTTTATTACGGTAGACTATAAACAA GGCAGTATCTCGGGATGGAGTTCGATGGTTAGACTAAATCTTGGAAAACTGAAAATGTGCAAG ACACCACTTAGGCCTCTTGGAAGCGAGACGCTACCGAGAGGCATTGTTGCAAGTACATCCGACTTGGAAATGCGACCGTTATGGGGCGCAAAACGAAATAAG AACCCAAAACAGAACTTATTGGCTATGGCAGTCGGAATAAAACAAAAGGAAAGTGTCAACAAGATTCTCAAGAAG TTCTCATCAAGTGAGTTTGTTGTGATGCTGTTCCATTATGATGGCACCGTAGATGAATGGAAGGAGTTTGAGTGGAGTGAAACTGCTATTCATGTTTCTGTTGTAAACCAAACCAAGTG GTGGTTTGCAAAGCGTTTCCTACACCCGGACATTGTCTCAGCATATTCTTACATATTTCTATGGGATGAAGATCTCGGTGTTGACCATTTTGATGCTAAACG GTATGTTTCAATAATTAGAGAAGAAGGGCTTCAAATATCGCAACCAGCTCTTGATCCTAATTTGTCTGAAGTGCATCATCAACTTACTTCACGAGACAGCAAATCGAGAGTACATAG GAGAACATACAAAGTCATTGGTAAGGCTAGGTGCAACGAGAATAGCACTGGACCTCCTTGCACGGG ATTTGTCGAAATGATGGCTCCTGTGTTCTCCAGAGCAGCCTGGAGGTGTGCATGGCATATGATTCAG AATGACTTAAACCATGGATGGGGTATAGACTTTCAGCTTGGATATTGCGCACAG GGTGATCGAACTAAAAACATTGGCATTGTTGATTCCGAGTATATACTCCATCTTGGTCTTCCTACGTTAGGAGGTTCGGCTGAAAATAAG ATAGATTCGGAACAACTTGATAAGACCAAGACTGAGGATAGTTCAGACAAATCG AAACCATCATCAACTTCTCAAATTTCATCTGCTAGATCTGAG GTTCGGAAGCAGACTTACGCCGAACTGGAGACCTTTAAACACAGATGGAGAAATGCTGTCAAGAACGATGAGTGCTGGATAGACCGTTTCCAACCATAG
- the LOC106400956 gene encoding uncharacterized protein LOC106400956 isoform X2 — translation MKVSLNMNQKRKSSSLRRLFTFVFLLAVIFLIGNAFITVDYKQGSISGWSSMVRLNLGKLKMCKTPLRPLGSETLPRGIVASTSDLEMRPLWGAKRNKNPKQNLLAMAVGIKQKESVNKILKKFSSSEFVVMLFHYDGTVDEWKEFEWSETAIHVSVVNQTKWWFAKRFLHPDIVSAYSYIFLWDEDLGVDHFDAKRYVSIIREEGLQISQPALDPNLSEVHHQLTSRDSKSRVHRRTYKVIGKARCNENSTGPPCTGFVEMMAPVFSRAAWRCAWHMIQNDLNHGWGIDFQLGYCAQGDRTKNIGIVDSEYILHLGLPTLGGSAENKIDSEQLDKTKTEDSSDKSKPSSTSQISSARSEVRKQTYAELETFKHRWRNAVKNDECWIDRFQP, via the exons ATGAAG GTATCACTAAATATGAACCAGAAAAGAAAGAGCTCGTCTCTTCGTCGCTTGTTCACTTTCGTGTTTTTGCTTGCCGTAATTTTCCTTATAGGGAATGCGTTTATTACGGTAGACTATAAACAA GGCAGTATCTCGGGATGGAGTTCGATGGTTAGACTAAATCTTGGAAAACTGAAAATGTGCAAG ACACCACTTAGGCCTCTTGGAAGCGAGACGCTACCGAGAGGCATTGTTGCAAGTACATCCGACTTGGAAATGCGACCGTTATGGGGCGCAAAACGAAATAAG AACCCAAAACAGAACTTATTGGCTATGGCAGTCGGAATAAAACAAAAGGAAAGTGTCAACAAGATTCTCAAGAAG TTCTCATCAAGTGAGTTTGTTGTGATGCTGTTCCATTATGATGGCACCGTAGATGAATGGAAGGAGTTTGAGTGGAGTGAAACTGCTATTCATGTTTCTGTTGTAAACCAAACCAAGTG GTGGTTTGCAAAGCGTTTCCTACACCCGGACATTGTCTCAGCATATTCTTACATATTTCTATGGGATGAAGATCTCGGTGTTGACCATTTTGATGCTAAACG GTATGTTTCAATAATTAGAGAAGAAGGGCTTCAAATATCGCAACCAGCTCTTGATCCTAATTTGTCTGAAGTGCATCATCAACTTACTTCACGAGACAGCAAATCGAGAGTACATAG GAGAACATACAAAGTCATTGGTAAGGCTAGGTGCAACGAGAATAGCACTGGACCTCCTTGCACGGG ATTTGTCGAAATGATGGCTCCTGTGTTCTCCAGAGCAGCCTGGAGGTGTGCATGGCATATGATTCAG AATGACTTAAACCATGGATGGGGTATAGACTTTCAGCTTGGATATTGCGCACAG GGTGATCGAACTAAAAACATTGGCATTGTTGATTCCGAGTATATACTCCATCTTGGTCTTCCTACGTTAGGAGGTTCGGCTGAAAATAAG ATAGATTCGGAACAACTTGATAAGACCAAGACTGAGGATAGTTCAGACAAATCG AAACCATCATCAACTTCTCAAATTTCATCTGCTAGATCTGAG GTTCGGAAGCAGACTTACGCCGAACTGGAGACCTTTAAACACAGATGGAGAAATGCTGTCAAGAACGATGAGTGCTGGATAGACCGTTTCCAACCATAG
- the LOC106400957 gene encoding cis-3-alkyl-4-alkyloxetan-2-one decarboxylase: MAVHIQNPNFLHTHQLRSSLTSASASPASYHFTRYSPAKHSGIICKSNNKDDYLIDAPVSAGDGFSFSGGKYSDQPSPSDEWLKQGKWVKAHRVGGSGEEAKDPIFGLTMGSSSQASKDVFRWFCVESGKVDSPPVILIHGFPSQSYSYRKALPALSKNYRAIAFDWLGFGFSDKPQAGYGFNYTLDEYVSSLESFIDEVTTTQVSLVVQGYFSTAAVKCARNRPEKIKNLILLNPPLTPEHAKLPSTLSVFSNFLLGEIFSQDPLRASDKPLTSCGPYKMKEDDAMVYRRPYLTSGSSGFALNAISRAMKKELKGYTEEMRTSLMDKDWKIPTTVCWGQRDKWLSYQGVEEFCKSSGHDLVELPMAGHHVQEDCGEEIGGLISRIISKSALI, translated from the exons atggCTGTTCATATTCAGAACCCTAACtttttgcacactcatcagctCCGATCATCTCTTACATCGGCCTCTGCATCACCTGCTTCATATCACTTCACCAGATATTCTCCTGCAAAACATTCCGGAATCATCTGCAAGTCCAATAACAAAGAT GACTATCTTATTGATGCTCCTGTGTCTGCTGGAGATGGATTCTCATTCAGTGGAG GGAAGTATTCGGATCAACCGAGTCCATCAGATGAATGGTTAAAGCAAGGCAAATGGGTTAAAGCTCACAGAGTTGGGGGATCTGGTGAAGAAGCCAAAGATCCCATTTTCGGACTAACAATGGGATCTAGCTCTCAAGCTTCAAAAGATGTTTTCAG GTGGTTTTGTGTGGAATCTGGGAAGGTAGACAGTCCTCCTGTTATACTCATCCATGGATTCCCATCCCAG TCTTACTCTTACCGGAAAGCTCTTCCCGCCCTGTCAAAGAACTACCGCGCCATTGCCTTCGATTGGCTAGGATTTGGATTTTCTGACAAGCCTCAGGCTGGATATGGATTCAACTATACATTAGACG AGTATGTTTCGTCGCTTGAATCATTCATTGATGAAGTTACTACTACTCAGGTCTCACTGGTTGTGCAG GGATACTTCTCAACTGCTGCGGTTAAATGCGCAAGAAACCGACCAGAGAAGATCAAGAATCTCATACTCTTGAATCCTCCT CTCACTCCCGAACATGCTAAACTTCCATCAACCTTGTCTGTATTCAGCAACTTTTTGCTCGGGGAGATTTTCTCTCAG GATCCTCTGAGAGCAAGTGACAAGCCTTTGACGAGCTGTGGTCCTTACAAAATGAAAGAAGATGATGCGATGGTTTACCGAAGACCTTATCTGACCTCAGGTTCTTCTGGTTTTGCACTTAACGCCATCAGCAGGGCCATGAAGAAGGAGCTTAAG GGCTATACAGAAGAAATGAGGACCTCACTGATGGATAAAGACTGGAAAATCCCGACCACCGTGTGCTGGGGACAGCGAGACAAGTGGCTGAGCTATCAAGGAGTTGAAGAGTTCTGCAAGAGTTCAGGACATGATCTCGTTGAACTTCCAATG GCTGGTCATCATGTCCAAGAGGATTGCGGAGAAGAGATTGGGGGACTAATCTCAAGAATCATAAGCAAATCTGCTCTTATCTAA
- the LOC106400936 gene encoding photosystem I reaction center subunit XI, chloroplastic: protein MAASASPMASQLRSSFSSTSIARRLAVPKGISGPSFGVYPTKRISSFTVRAVQSDKPTFQVVQPINGDPFIGSLETPVTSSPLIAWYLSNLPAYRTAVNPLLRGVEVGLAHGFLLVGPFVKAGPLRNTAYAGSAGSLAAAGLVVILSMCLTIYGISSFKEGEPSIAPSLTLTGRKKQPDQLQTAEGWAKFTGGFFFGGISGVTWAYFLLYVLDLPYYVK from the exons ATGGCAGCAAGTGCATCTCCAATGGCGAGCCAGCTAAGGAGCAGCTTCTCTTCCACTTCAATTGCTAGGCGTCTAGCCGTCCCTAAGGGGATCTCCGGCCCTTCTTTCGGCGTTTATCCGACCAAGAGAATCTCTTCCTTCACTGTCCGAGCTGTTCAGTCCGACAAG CCAACATTTCAAGTGGTCCAACCAATCAACGGCGATCCATTCATCGGAAGTTTGGAGACTCCTGTAACGTCAAGCCCATTGATTGCGTGGTATCTTTCCAACCTCCCGGCTTACCGCACCGCCGTCAACCCTCTCCTCCGTGGTGTCGAAGTGGGCTTGGCACATGGTTTCCTCTTAGTGGGCCCATTCGTCAAAGCTGGCCCATTAAGGAACACTGCTTACGCTGGTTCCGCCGGCTCCTTAGCCGCCGCTGGGCTTGTAGTCATCCTCAGCATGTGCCTCACTATCTACGGAATCTCTTCGTTCAAGGAAGGTGAGCCTTCAATTGCTCCGAGTTTGACGTTGACTGGGCGGAAGAAGCAGCCCGACCAGCTTCAGACAGCTGAGGGATGGGCAAAATTCACGGGAGGGTTCTTCTTCGGAGGGATCTCTGGTGTGACTTGGGCTTACTTTCTGCTCTACGTTCTTGACCTTCCATATTACGTCAAATGA